Proteins from a single region of Fibrobacter sp.:
- the dapF gene encoding diaminopimelate epimerase gives MFIKFSKWTGLGNDFILLEPGQNLNNGTDAGAGFGTEFTQRVIKLCDRRFGIGADGVVIVTPMDSEGCLVMDGVASGAGPASKSQANGTDFEMRIFNADGSEAAMCGNATRCVAKYIRSRGLAKSPDTKVFNLHTKSGLVKPALLDDGRVCVDMGDPRNFLGTIKLTADSYDFTAETVSMGNPHAVIFVDDIEKIQLENWGRVLECDKQFPDRCNIEFAQVLPSGQGTPTQIRMRVWERGCGVTMACGTGSCATLVAAQRTGRVGVEADIILDGGTLHIKHENDGPVLMTGPAQEVFQGEIEL, from the coding sequence ATGTTTATCAAGTTTTCCAAATGGACCGGACTCGGCAACGATTTCATTTTATTGGAACCGGGTCAAAATCTGAATAACGGGACGGATGCCGGCGCGGGCTTCGGCACCGAATTTACCCAGCGCGTTATCAAGCTTTGCGACCGCCGCTTCGGCATAGGCGCCGACGGCGTGGTCATCGTGACCCCGATGGACAGCGAAGGCTGCCTCGTGATGGACGGAGTCGCCTCGGGCGCGGGACCCGCATCCAAATCGCAAGCCAACGGCACCGACTTCGAGATGCGCATATTCAACGCCGACGGCTCCGAGGCCGCCATGTGCGGGAACGCGACGCGCTGCGTGGCGAAATACATCCGCAGCCGCGGGCTCGCGAAATCGCCCGACACCAAGGTATTCAACTTGCACACCAAGAGCGGGCTCGTGAAGCCAGCCCTCCTGGACGACGGCCGCGTGTGCGTGGACATGGGAGACCCGCGGAACTTCCTCGGGACCATCAAGCTCACCGCCGACAGCTACGACTTCACCGCGGAGACCGTCTCGATGGGAAATCCGCACGCGGTCATTTTCGTGGACGACATCGAAAAAATCCAGCTGGAAAACTGGGGTCGCGTGCTGGAATGCGACAAGCAGTTCCCGGACAGGTGCAACATAGAATTCGCGCAGGTTCTTCCTTCGGGTCAAGGGACGCCCACCCAAATCCGCATGCGGGTTTGGGAACGGGGTTGCGGCGTCACCATGGCCTGCGGAACCGGTAGCTGCGCAACCCTCGTTGCGGCCCAGCGCACGGGCCGCGTGGGCGTCGAAGCCGACATCATCCTGGACGGCGGAACGCTCCACATCAAGCACGAGAACGACGGCCCGGTGCTCATGACCGGCCCCGCACAGGAAGTTTTCCAAGGAGAAATCGAGCTATAA
- a CDS encoding LL-diaminopimelate aminotransferase, which yields MNNSYINANYDLLPGSYLFSTIAKKIAEYQAKKPDADIVRLGIGDVTTPLIPEVIKAMHKAVDEMAVKGTFRGYGPEQGYDFVREAIVAGEYTSRGIEMDPDDIFVSDGSKCDVANIQELFTENVKVAIPDPVYPVYLDSNVMAGRAGVLQNDGHFSKVTYLASTAENNFQPDLPKNPVQMIYLCSPNNPTGTVLSRETLQKFVDYANENGAIILFDGAYNCYIQDESLPHSIFEIPGARTCAIEFRSFSKTAGFTGVRCAYTVIPHELSKLRSMWNRRQCTKFNGVSYVTQRAAEAIYSPVGWQQTKEVIAGYMRTAKVIREELTAAGYTVFGGEHAPYIWWKIPDGEKSFDFFDRLLATCEVVGTPGSGFGPCGEGYFRLTAFGDYERTKEALKRIKEKL from the coding sequence ATGAACAACTCTTACATCAACGCCAACTACGACCTCCTTCCCGGTAGCTACCTGTTCTCTACCATCGCGAAAAAAATTGCCGAATACCAGGCCAAGAAACCCGATGCCGACATCGTCCGCCTGGGTATCGGCGACGTGACCACACCCCTCATCCCCGAAGTCATCAAGGCCATGCACAAGGCCGTCGACGAGATGGCCGTGAAGGGGACATTCCGCGGTTACGGCCCCGAACAGGGCTACGACTTCGTACGCGAGGCGATTGTAGCCGGCGAATACACCTCCCGCGGCATCGAAATGGACCCGGACGACATCTTCGTGAGCGACGGATCCAAGTGCGACGTGGCCAACATCCAGGAACTTTTTACAGAAAATGTAAAAGTCGCTATTCCGGACCCCGTTTACCCGGTATATTTGGACTCGAACGTGATGGCCGGACGCGCGGGCGTGTTGCAAAATGACGGGCATTTTTCTAAGGTGACCTACCTCGCTTCGACCGCCGAGAACAACTTCCAGCCGGACCTCCCCAAGAATCCGGTGCAGATGATCTACCTTTGCAGCCCGAACAACCCGACGGGTACGGTACTGAGCCGCGAGACCCTGCAGAAGTTCGTGGACTACGCGAACGAGAACGGGGCCATCATCCTGTTCGACGGCGCCTACAACTGCTACATCCAGGACGAATCGCTCCCGCACTCCATCTTCGAGATTCCGGGTGCGCGCACCTGCGCCATCGAGTTCCGCAGCTTCAGCAAGACGGCGGGTTTCACCGGCGTGCGCTGCGCCTACACGGTCATCCCGCACGAACTTTCCAAACTCCGCTCCATGTGGAACCGCAGGCAGTGCACCAAATTCAACGGCGTGAGCTACGTGACCCAGCGCGCCGCCGAGGCCATCTATTCCCCGGTAGGCTGGCAGCAGACCAAGGAAGTCATCGCCGGTTACATGCGCACGGCGAAGGTCATCCGCGAAGAACTCACCGCGGCGGGCTACACGGTATTCGGCGGTGAACACGCGCCCTATATCTGGTGGAAAATTCCCGACGGCGAGAAATCCTTCGACTTCTTCGACCGCCTGCTCGCCACCTGCGAAGTCGTGGGTACGCCCG